One Chitinispirillales bacterium genomic window, ATGTGACTCAAAAGACTGCTTGGTTTATGCTACAGCGCATTAGGAAGTGTTTTGAGGCTGAGAATAACAATGTGTTAGATAATTTACATTGTGTTCACACTAAACCGGGCGTCAATACACATTGCCAGAAAAATAAATCCGCTGAACACCACATCTAACTTGTCATAACGAGTGAACACTTTTCGAAAACGCTTTAACCACAAGAAAAATCGCTCAATTTCGTTCC contains:
- a CDS encoding IS5/IS1182 family transposase, whose translation is NEIERFFLWLKRFRKVFTRYDKLDVVFSGFIFLAMCIDARFSVNTM